In Streptomyces chartreusis NRRL 3882, the following are encoded in one genomic region:
- a CDS encoding phosphotransferase family protein — protein sequence MSPDHPPGLDLDRLRGLLDRELPGLVSGALSGRLIEGGRSNLTYAVSDGTSRWVVRRPPLGHVLATAHDMKREHRVISALHPTAVPVPRPVLLCEDEEVLGAPFYVMEFVEGTPYRTADQLAPLGPERTRGAVLNLVDALLELHAVDPGEVGLADFGRPEGFLDRQLRRWGKQLDASRNRELAGIDELQATLGRRLPSSPAPAVVHGDYRLDNVLIGEDDRIKAILDWEMSTLGDPLTDLGLLAMYSMPLETADSPVSTTAEAPGHPDPAELIERYAARSGRDVSAVSWYTAFAWFKLAVILEGIHYRYTLGQTVGRGFDRIGDLVPVFIEHGLTTLQEG from the coding sequence ATGAGCCCCGACCATCCGCCCGGACTCGACCTCGACCGGCTGCGCGGCCTGCTCGACCGTGAGCTGCCCGGCCTGGTGAGCGGCGCACTGTCCGGCCGGCTGATCGAGGGCGGACGGTCGAACCTCACCTACGCCGTCTCCGACGGCACCTCCCGGTGGGTCGTACGCCGGCCCCCGCTCGGCCACGTCCTGGCCACCGCGCACGACATGAAGCGCGAACACCGGGTGATCAGCGCGCTGCACCCGACCGCCGTGCCGGTTCCGCGGCCGGTGCTGCTGTGCGAGGACGAGGAGGTGCTCGGCGCGCCGTTCTACGTCATGGAGTTCGTCGAGGGCACCCCGTACCGCACGGCCGACCAGCTCGCCCCGCTCGGTCCGGAGCGGACCCGGGGCGCGGTGCTGAACCTGGTGGACGCGCTGCTGGAGCTGCACGCGGTGGACCCGGGCGAGGTGGGGCTCGCCGACTTCGGCCGGCCCGAGGGCTTCCTGGACCGGCAGCTGCGGCGCTGGGGCAAGCAGCTGGACGCCTCGCGCAACCGCGAGCTGGCCGGGATCGACGAGTTGCAGGCGACGCTGGGTCGGCGGCTGCCCTCCTCCCCCGCCCCTGCCGTGGTGCACGGCGACTACCGGCTGGACAACGTCCTGATCGGCGAGGACGACCGCATCAAGGCGATCCTCGACTGGGAGATGTCCACCCTGGGCGACCCGCTCACCGACCTGGGGCTGCTGGCGATGTACAGCATGCCGCTCGAGACGGCGGACTCCCCCGTCTCCACGACGGCCGAGGCGCCGGGGCACCCGGACCCGGCCGAACTGATCGAGCGGTACGCCGCGCGTTCGGGGCGCGACGTCTCCGCGGTCTCCTGGTACACGGCGTTCGCCTGGTTCAAGCTCGCCGTGATCCTGGAGGGCATCCACTACCGCTACACCCTGGGCCAGACGGTCGGGCGCGGCTTCGACCGCATCGGCGACCTGGTCCCCGTCTTCATCGAGCACGGTCTCACCACCCTTCAGGAAGGCTGA
- a CDS encoding NADP-dependent oxidoreductase translates to MKAISYSRYGGPEVLAFGEVRDPKVGPDSVLVKVRAAAVNPVDWKAREGYLEGLFEAAFPVVPGWDVSGVVVRPGVAVSEFDVGDEVIGYVREDFLSRGTFAEYVAAPLRTLARKPRNLSFEEAAGLPLVGLTGYQVLVKVLQVKRGETVLVHAAAGGVGSIAVQLATHLGARVIGTASESNHDFVRSLGGEPVTYGEGLGERVRGLAPEGVDAVFDTVGGDALKVSANLLAPEGRMVSIADNDVVNYGGRYYFVRPDAEDLRRLSELAEQGVVSVHVSETFPLERAADAHRLNEEGRTRGKIVVTVNWEPENT, encoded by the coding sequence ATGAAGGCCATCAGCTACTCACGGTACGGCGGACCCGAGGTGCTGGCGTTCGGGGAGGTCCGCGATCCCAAGGTCGGCCCGGACTCCGTGCTGGTGAAGGTGCGGGCGGCGGCCGTGAACCCCGTCGACTGGAAGGCCCGCGAGGGCTACCTCGAGGGGCTCTTCGAAGCCGCGTTCCCCGTGGTGCCCGGCTGGGACGTCTCGGGCGTCGTCGTACGGCCCGGCGTGGCCGTGTCGGAGTTCGACGTCGGGGACGAGGTCATCGGGTACGTGCGCGAGGACTTCCTCTCCCGCGGCACCTTCGCCGAGTACGTGGCCGCGCCCCTGCGCACCCTCGCGCGCAAGCCGCGCAACCTCTCCTTCGAGGAGGCGGCCGGACTGCCGCTGGTCGGGCTCACCGGCTACCAGGTGCTGGTCAAGGTGCTCCAGGTGAAGCGGGGCGAGACCGTGCTGGTGCACGCCGCGGCCGGCGGGGTCGGCTCGATCGCCGTCCAGCTCGCCACCCATCTCGGTGCCCGGGTGATCGGCACGGCGAGCGAGTCCAACCACGACTTCGTGCGGAGCCTCGGCGGGGAGCCGGTGACCTACGGCGAGGGCCTGGGCGAGCGGGTGCGCGGGCTGGCGCCCGAGGGGGTGGACGCGGTGTTCGACACGGTCGGCGGAGACGCGCTGAAGGTCTCGGCGAACCTGCTGGCTCCCGAGGGCCGCATGGTCTCGATCGCCGACAACGACGTGGTGAACTACGGCGGCCGCTACTACTTCGTCCGCCCCGACGCCGAGGACCTCCGGCGGCTGTCCGAACTGGCGGAACAGGGCGTGGTGAGCGTGCACGTCTCCGAGACCTTCCCGCTGGAACGAGCGGCGGACGCACACCGGCTGAACGAGGAGGGCCGGACACGCGGCAAGATCGTCGTGACGGTGAACTGGGAGCCGGAGAACACGTAG
- a CDS encoding DUF202 domain-containing protein yields MNAPAARQQDPDRDPGLQPERTRLAWRRTTLSGTVSAVLAVKTVLHGGASAPGIVACALCCVLWLGFLGIAHRRIRTLATTTSPTAFTPRHATAAVLCTLAMAVCGAALVL; encoded by the coding sequence GTGAACGCGCCGGCAGCCCGGCAGCAGGACCCCGACCGCGACCCCGGGCTGCAACCCGAGCGGACCCGGCTCGCGTGGCGGCGTACGACGCTGTCGGGCACGGTTTCCGCCGTGCTCGCCGTGAAGACCGTGCTGCACGGCGGGGCGTCGGCGCCCGGGATCGTCGCGTGCGCGCTGTGCTGCGTCCTGTGGCTGGGCTTCCTGGGCATCGCCCACCGCCGCATCCGCACACTCGCGACCACCACCAGCCCCACGGCGTTCACACCCCGCCACGCCACGGCCGCGGTGCTGTGCACACTGGCGATGGCGGTGTGCGGGGCGGCGCTCGTCCTCTAG
- a CDS encoding YidH family protein produces the protein MIEFVRNVRLWFAPAEVRQDGETPDYRFSLANERTFLAWLRTALALIGGGFAVDQFLPDLRWGWRVGLALALLAAGVLCSLRAVNHWVRCERAMRRGEDLPVSRFPALLSLVVAVVAVAMVVVVLVGWEG, from the coding sequence GTGATCGAGTTCGTACGGAACGTCCGCTTGTGGTTCGCGCCGGCGGAGGTGCGGCAGGACGGCGAGACGCCGGACTACCGGTTCTCCCTGGCGAACGAACGCACCTTCCTGGCCTGGCTGCGCACCGCGCTCGCGCTGATCGGCGGCGGCTTCGCCGTGGACCAGTTCCTGCCGGACCTGCGCTGGGGCTGGCGGGTGGGGCTGGCGCTCGCGCTGCTGGCCGCGGGCGTGCTGTGCTCGCTGCGGGCGGTCAACCACTGGGTGCGCTGCGAGCGGGCCATGCGGCGGGGCGAGGACCTGCCGGTGTCCCGGTTCCCGGCGCTGCTGAGCCTGGTCGTCGCGGTCGTGGCCGTCGCCATGGTCGTGGTGGTGCTCGTGGGGTGGGAGGGGTGA
- a CDS encoding NUDIX hydrolase, translated as MSPADELLDIVDENDRVVGQSPRGEAYARGLRHRCVFIQARDAEGRIFVHRRTPTKLVFPSLYDMFVGGVVGAGETYDTAALREAEEELGVTGLPLPRYLFKFLYDDGAGQTWWSAVYEVRCDLPVQPQAEEVAWHDFLPEDEVRRRLGDWEWVPDGLAAYERLTAFRSTG; from the coding sequence ATGAGCCCTGCCGACGAGCTCCTCGACATCGTCGACGAGAACGACCGGGTCGTCGGGCAGTCGCCCCGGGGCGAGGCCTACGCCAGGGGGCTGCGGCACCGCTGTGTGTTCATCCAGGCCCGGGACGCCGAGGGCCGGATCTTCGTGCACCGGCGGACGCCGACCAAGCTGGTGTTCCCCTCCCTGTACGACATGTTCGTCGGCGGAGTGGTCGGCGCGGGCGAGACCTACGACACGGCGGCCCTGCGCGAGGCGGAGGAGGAACTGGGCGTGACGGGTCTGCCGCTCCCCCGGTACCTCTTCAAGTTCCTCTACGACGACGGCGCCGGGCAGACCTGGTGGTCGGCGGTGTACGAGGTCCGGTGCGACCTTCCGGTACAGCCGCAGGCCGAGGAGGTGGCCTGGCACGACTTCCTGCCCGAGGACGAGGTGCGGCGGCGGCTGGGCGACTGGGAGTGGGTGCCGGACGGACTGGCGGCTTACGAGCGGCTCACGGCGTTCCGGTCGACGGGCTGA